In Apium graveolens cultivar Ventura chromosome 10, ASM990537v1, whole genome shotgun sequence, the following are encoded in one genomic region:
- the LOC141692657 gene encoding protein FATTY ACID EXPORT 3, chloroplastic-like: MSMGSLLQPFTITNPKPSILNNTTTSRFLSVPPLSFQLKTPYNLSFCRPISSNRFFSSVSAASHQESNPSEAEDSKEKSDINVDANESEEAWKQTLALFKEKALVMQSVSQEAYEQYSKKAAVVFKEASEQLKIQAEKAKQDLSVVAKEVGEESREYLSKAAENPSVKDVVETFASSTEDLDEISEVRDFYLGIPYGLLLSVGGFLSFMITGSIPAIRFGVILGGALLVLSISSLQSWKRGESSSTALKGQAAIAAILFLRDIRILFVRSSFANFLTAFISGAMLAFYIYRTILDGKHMGGSNSEPEIQT; encoded by the exons ATGAGTATGGGCAGTttattacaaccttttacaaTCACAAACCCTAAACCTAGTATCCTTAACAACACAACCACTTCTAGATTCTTGTCTGTGCCGCCGCTGTCTTTTCAGCTTAAAACTCCTTATAATCTCTCTTTTTGCAGACCCATTTCTTCAAATCGGTTCTTTTCTTCAGTTTCAGCTGCTTCTCATCAAGAATCG AATCCATCAGAAGCTGAAGACTCCAAGGAGAAAAGTGATATCAATGTGGATGCTAACGAATCAGAAGAAGCCTGGAAACAGACGTTAGCTTTGTTTAAGGAGAAAGCATTAGTGATGCAGAGTGTTTCACAAGAAGCTTATGAACAGTACTCTAAGAAAGCAGCGGTTGTTTTCAAAGAAGCTTCTGAGCAGTTAAAGATTCAAGCAGAAAAGGCAAAGCAAGATTTGAGTGTGGTAGCCAAGGAAGTAGGTGAGGAAAGTAGAGAATATTTGTCCAAAGCTGCAGAGAATCCTTCAGTAAAAGATGTTGTAGAAACTTTTGCTTCGTCAACAGAGGATTTGGATGAAATTTCTGAAGTGCGTGACTTTTATCTTGGAATACCATATG GACTGCTACTTTCTGTTGGCGGTTTTCTTTCGTTCATGATTACTGGAAGCATTCCTGCCATCAGGTTCGGGGTTATCCTTGGAGGTGCTCTCTTGGTATTGAGTATTTCAAGTCTCCAATCTTGGAAAAGAGGAGAATCTTCATCTACAGCCTTGAAAGGACAAGCAG CTATTGCAGCTATATTATTTCTTAGGGACATACGCATTTTATTTGTG AGGTCATCGTTTGCCAATTTTTTGACGGCCTTCATTAG TGGTGCTATGCTAGCTTTCTATATTTATAGAACCATATTGGATGGCAAGCACATGGGAGGATCAAATTCGGAACCTGAAATACAAACATAA